The Rubricoccus marinus nucleotide sequence ATCTCCTTCATCTCGGCACCGGAGAACGACAACCTCCGCGCGATCGAGAAGCACACCGGCCGTGAGATCGAGCAGGTGACCTACGAAGGCTTCGACGCGCCCGCGATGAGCGAGGCCATCCAGAAGGCCTCTGGCGGTAAGGGCGGGAACCGGGGCGGTGGAAACCGCGGCGGCGGCCGGGCCTCTGGCGGCGCCGGCAAGGGCAACGGCCGCAAGCGCAGCTCCGGCGGCGGCAAGGGCCGCGGCCGAGGCTCTCGCAGCCGCTAACCGCTCCGGCCTCTGGCGGTGACGCCAGAGGCCGCTACCCAACCAGGAACGGGTTCGAGCGGCGCTCGGCGCCGACCGTCGTGCTCGAGCCGTGGCCGGAGTAGACGACCGTCTCGTCGGGGAGCGTGAGGAGTTGCTCGCGGATGGACGCCAGGAGCGTGGCGGTATCACCGCCCCACAGATCCGTGCGGCCGATGGAGCCCTGGAACAGCACGTCGCCGCCGATGACCTGGCCGTTGGCGTGGTCCACGAACACGACCGAACCCGGCGAGTGGCCGGGCGCGTGGCGCACCTCCAGCGTGGATTCACCTAGTTCGATCTGGTCACCGTGCGCGAGGTCGCGCGTCGGCGCGGGCGGCTCGGTCACGCGGATGCCGAACATCTCACCCTGAACGCGAGCGTTCTGCAGCAGCGGCAGGTCCGCCGGATGCATCGCCCAGCCTCCGCCCTCGGCGCCAGAGGCGTAGCGCGCCGCGAACTGCGAGCAGCCGAGGATGTGGTCCAGGTGTCCGTGCGTGAGCAGCAGGTGCCGGACGCGCAGCCCGTTGCGCTCGATGTAGCTGTGCACGCGGTCGCGCTCCTCGCCAGAGGCCGTCCCGGGGTCGACCACGGCCGCCTCGCCCGCGCTGTGGATGACGTAGGTGTTCTCGGGAAACGGGCCGACGGTAAAGGAGCGGACGGTCATGCGGGGACTGGGGACTGGGGACTGGGGACTGGGGACTGGAAGATCGCAGTTGGGCGGGCCTCTGGCGCTTCAGGGGATGCGTACTGCGTGATGCGGTAGGGGTAGCCACGAGGAGCCTTACCGGTCAGGTCCAGGTCCTAAACCGTTCGGTGCCGCGCTCGGCCTCTGGCGCCAGAGGCGGAACAAATCGGGCGGCGCCCCTCCTCATCCCTCATCCCTCATCCCTCATCCCTCATCCCTCATCCCTCATCCCTCATCCCTCATCCCTCATCCCTCCGCGATCCGCCGCAACTTGACGGAACGGATCCCGTGGTTGGGGTTTGATTGAAGCACGAACGACACCCGCCCCATGCGGTCCTCCACACCGCTAACCGCTCCCGCAGAAACCGCCGAGTTCGCTCGGTTCGCGGACTACCGCGAGTTGCTCAAACCCGGCATCGCCTCGTTCGTCGTCGTGATGGCGGCGGCGAGCTACCTGCTGGGCTCGGACGGCACGATCGTGTGGAAAACGCTGATCGGCCTGATGGTGGGGACGGGGCTGACCGCCGGCGGCGCGGGCACGCTCAACCACGTCGTGGAGCGGGACCTCGACGCCCGCATGGGCCGCACGCGCCAAAGGCCGGTGTCGGCCGGCCGCGTCTCGCCTCTGGCGGGAGCGCTCTACGGCATCGGGTGCGCTGTAGCGGGCGCGGTTGTCCTTGCGCTGACCACCAACCCGATCACGACCGCCCTCTCGGTCCTGACCGTCGGCCTGTACGTGCTGGTGTACACGCCGCTCAAGCAACGGACGGTCCACAACACGCTCGTCGGCGCGATCCCCGGCGCCCTCCCAGCGCTGGGCGGCGTGACGGCGGCCACGGGCTCGCTCAACACGACCGGCTGGGTGCTGTTCGGCATCCTCTTCCTGTGGCAGCTCCCGCACTTCTACGCCCTCGCGTGGGTGCTCCGCGAGGACTACCAGAAGGGCGGCTTCAAGATGCTCCCGAGCGCCAGAGGCGGGGTGCGCGCCACCACGAGCATCGCGCTCGTCTCCACGCTCGCGCTTCTCGTCGTAGGCATGCTGCCCGGCGCGACGGGCGCGGCCGGGATGCTGTACCTCGTCGGGATGGCCTTTATCGGGGTCGTGTTCACCATTCCCGCCTTCTCGTTTTACTCCGAGCCCAACGACGAGCGCGCACGGCGCCTTTTCCTCACGTCCGTGATCTGGGTCCCGTGCTTTTTCGCTCTCGTCGTCGCGGACGTGCTGCTGCGGTGGTAGGCCTCTGGCGCCAGGGGCCGTGAGCGCCGACCTCGCGCTGTGGGTCGAGGCCTACGGCGCGCTCGGCCTCGCAGGCGCGGCGTTTCTGGGGGCGACGCTCGTGCCGATCTCCTCCGAGGTCGCCTTCGTGGCTGCCCTGCGCCTCGGCATGGCGGCGCCAGAGGCGCTCCTCTGGGCGACGCTTGGCAACTCGCTCGGGTGCGCGCTGAACTACGTGCTCGGGCGGTGGGGCCGCGAGCGCATCGAGCCCAAGCTTCAGGCCTCTGGCGCAGGCCGGACCGCGCTTAGGTGGACGGAGCGGTTCGGCGTGCCGGCGCTGCTTCTCTCGTGGCTGCCCGTGATCGGCGACCCTTTGACGCTGGCGGCGGGCGTAGCGCGCGTGCGCCCGTGGGTGTTCATCGCGCTCGTGGTCTCGGTCCGTGGCCTCCGGTACCTCGCGCTCGTCCCGCTGGGCTAGGCCTCTGGCGCCAGAGGCATCCCGCTGCGGATCGTCGGCGGTTTCGAGACCGTCGGCGCACTGCGAACCTCGGGCGGAGAATCGGCGCGCAGGCCGCCCCTGAAAGCCCTTCCGGCTACCTTCACGCGATACGTTCCGGGCCACAGGCCCCCTCCCTCTCCTCAATCCCGACTCATGGCCGACCACATCTTCAAGAACTACATCAACGGCGAGTGGCGCGACGCCGCCTCTGGCGAGACGTTCGAGAGCCGCAACCCGGCGATCAACTCCGACCTCGTCGGCACCTTCCCCGCCTCTGGCGAGGCGGACGTGGCCGAGGCCGTCGCGGCGGCAAAGGCGGCCTTCCGCGAGTGGAGCCTGATGCCCGCGCCCAAGCGCGGCGAGATCCTCAAGCGCGTCGGCGACATCATGACCGAGCGCAAAAGCGAGATCGCGCACGCGATGACGCGCGAGATGGGCAAGCCCTTTTTCGAGACCAAGGGCGACGTGCAGGAGGCCATCGACACGGCCTACTACGCGATGACGATGGGCCGCCAGCTCTTCGGCCACACGGTCCCGAGCGAGATGTCGAACAAGTTCAACATGACCGTCCGGCGCCCCATCGGCGTCTGCGGCCTCATCACGGCCTGGAACTTCCCCGTCGCCGTCCCGACGTGGAAGATGTTTCCCGCCATCCTGAGCGGCAACACCGTTGTGTTCAAGCCCAGCGAGGACGCCCCGCACTCGGGCGCGCTTCTCGTGCAGGTGATGCACGATGCCGGCGTTCCTAAGGGCGTCGTCAACCTGGTGCAGGGCGCGGGCGTGACCGGCCAGGCGATCGTGGACCACCCGGACGTGGCCGCTATCTCCTTTACCGGCTCCTCGGAGACCGGCGCGAAGATCGCCGCCGACGCTGCGGCACGGCACGCGCGCGTCAGCCTGGAGATGGGCGGGAAGAACCCGGCCATCGTCATGGAGGACGGCGACGTGGACCTCGCGATGGAGGGCCTCATCTGGGGCGCCTACGGCACGACCGGCCAGCGCTGCACCGCCACGAGCCGCCTCATCGTCCACGAGGACGTACACGACGACTTAGTGGAGCGCATCATCGCCAAGGCGAGCACGCTCAAGCTGGGCTATGGCAACGACTCCGACACGGAGATGGGCCCGCTCATCAACCAGAAGGCGCTCGACAAGGTGACCGGCTACATGGACGTCGCCCGCGAGGACGGCGCGACGATCGCGATGGGCGGTGAGCGCGCCTCTGGCGAAGGCCTGGACGACGGCTACTTCTTCCAGCCGACGCTCCTCACGGGCGTCACCCGCGATATGCGCGTGGCGCGAGAGGAGATCTTCGGGCCGGTCCTCTCGGTCATCAAGATCAAGAGCTTCGACGAGGCCATCGAGGTCGCCAACGACGTCGCTTTTGGCCTCTCCAGCGCGATCTACACCCGCGACGTGGCCCGCGCCTTCCGTGCGCTGCGCGACATCGACGCCGGGATCACGTACGTCAACGGCCCGACCATCGGCGCCGAGGCGCACATGAGCTTCGGCGGCGTCAAAGCCACCGGCAACGGCCACCGCGAAGGCGGCTGGGAGGTCTACGACTTCTACACCGAAACCAAGACCTGCTACATCGACTTCTCCGGCGGCCTCCAGCGCGCGCAGATCGACAACTACGACGACTAGCCTCTGGCGACCCCGTCTCGCGCCAGAGGCGCTTCCGGCCCGGCTCTCTCCATAGAGCCGGGCCTCTTTTGTAGGCGCTAGAGGCGGAGCCTGCGGCTGCGCAGATAGGCCTGCGGGGACCGAGCCGACGCCTAGCAAACAAATTCAGCCTCTGGCGGTAGAACGGTCTCACATCCGCACCGCCCATGCCCGAGACCGAAACGCGAACCGTCACCCAGGAAGTCCTTTTTCAACTTGCCCGGATCCCCGGCGCCGTCCACCGGGATGACCTCGCGAAAGCCGCGGGGACCACGCCGGACTACGCCGGGCGCGTGCTCGGCAAGCTCGTACAGACCGGGCACGCGGCACGCGTGGGTCGCGGCACGTACAAGCTGACGCGTAACGTAAAGCAGTAGCGCCAGAGGCCTCTGGCGGCGGGGCTTCACCAGAGCGGGACCGGGGTTTCATGGACAATCTCCTGGGGTTCCAATACCTTCCAGGAGCGCGCCGCGCCTCGCCCACCATACCCGCTCCGCATGTCCGCCCAGATCGACCCCAGCCTCGACGCCCCCGCCCGCGTCGCCGTCCGCCTTCTCGAAGCCGACCACATCTCGCTGGGCCGCGCCGCCGAACTCGCCGGGACCGACGTCCGCGGCATGCTGGACGCGATGGGCTACGACCTC carries:
- the cyoE gene encoding heme o synthase — its product is MRSSTPLTAPAETAEFARFADYRELLKPGIASFVVVMAAASYLLGSDGTIVWKTLIGLMVGTGLTAGGAGTLNHVVERDLDARMGRTRQRPVSAGRVSPLAGALYGIGCAVAGAVVLALTTNPITTALSVLTVGLYVLVYTPLKQRTVHNTLVGAIPGALPALGGVTAATGSLNTTGWVLFGILFLWQLPHFYALAWVLREDYQKGGFKMLPSARGGVRATTSIALVSTLALLVVGMLPGATGAAGMLYLVGMAFIGVVFTIPAFSFYSEPNDERARRLFLTSVIWVPCFFALVVADVLLRW
- a CDS encoding MBL fold metallo-hydrolase, giving the protein MTVRSFTVGPFPENTYVIHSAGEAAVVDPGTASGEERDRVHSYIERNGLRVRHLLLTHGHLDHILGCSQFAARYASGAEGGGWAMHPADLPLLQNARVQGEMFGIRVTEPPAPTRDLAHGDQIELGESTLEVRHAPGHSPGSVVFVDHANGQVIGGDVLFQGSIGRTDLWGGDTATLLASIREQLLTLPDETVVYSGHGSSTTVGAERRSNPFLVG
- a CDS encoding aldehyde dehydrogenase family protein is translated as MADHIFKNYINGEWRDAASGETFESRNPAINSDLVGTFPASGEADVAEAVAAAKAAFREWSLMPAPKRGEILKRVGDIMTERKSEIAHAMTREMGKPFFETKGDVQEAIDTAYYAMTMGRQLFGHTVPSEMSNKFNMTVRRPIGVCGLITAWNFPVAVPTWKMFPAILSGNTVVFKPSEDAPHSGALLVQVMHDAGVPKGVVNLVQGAGVTGQAIVDHPDVAAISFTGSSETGAKIAADAAARHARVSLEMGGKNPAIVMEDGDVDLAMEGLIWGAYGTTGQRCTATSRLIVHEDVHDDLVERIIAKASTLKLGYGNDSDTEMGPLINQKALDKVTGYMDVAREDGATIAMGGERASGEGLDDGYFFQPTLLTGVTRDMRVAREEIFGPVLSVIKIKSFDEAIEVANDVAFGLSSAIYTRDVARAFRALRDIDAGITYVNGPTIGAEAHMSFGGVKATGNGHREGGWEVYDFYTETKTCYIDFSGGLQRAQIDNYDD
- a CDS encoding YqaA family protein codes for the protein MSADLALWVEAYGALGLAGAAFLGATLVPISSEVAFVAALRLGMAAPEALLWATLGNSLGCALNYVLGRWGRERIEPKLQASGAGRTALRWTERFGVPALLLSWLPVIGDPLTLAAGVARVRPWVFIALVVSVRGLRYLALVPLG